One window of the Triticum dicoccoides isolate Atlit2015 ecotype Zavitan chromosome 3B, WEW_v2.0, whole genome shotgun sequence genome contains the following:
- the LOC119277528 gene encoding ras-related protein RABE1c — protein sequence MAAPPARARADYDYLIKLLLIGDSGVGKSCLLLRFSDGSFTTSFITTIGIDFKIRTIELDGKRIKLQIWDTAGQERFRTITTAYYRGAMGILLVYDVTDESSFNNIRNWIRNIEQHASDNVNKILIGNKADMDESKRAVSTAKGQALADEYGIQFFETSAKTNLNVEQVFFSIARDIKQRLAETDSKPEDRTIKINKTEGSENPESQKSACCGS from the exons ATGGCCGCGCCGCCGGCTAGGGCCCGCGCCGACTACGACTACCTCATCAAGCTCCTCCTCATCGGCGACAGCG GTGTTGGCAAGAGTTGCCTCCTCCTACGGTTCTCTGATGGCTCCTTCACTACTAGTTTTATTACTACAATAGG TATTGACTTCAAGATAAGAACAATTGAACTGGATGGCAAGCGCATTAAGTTGCAAATTTGGGATACAGCCGGTCAAGAGCGATTCAGGACTATCACGACAG CATACTACCGGGGAGCCATGGGAATCTTGCTTGTTTATGATGTCACGGATGAGTCATCTTTCAACA ACATACGGAACTGGATACGCAACATTGAGCAACATGCCTCTGAtaatgtgaacaaaattttgatAGGCAACAAGGCTGATATGGATGAGAGTAAAAGG gctgtttctactgcaaagggacaagCATTAGCGGATGAATATGGCATCCAGTTCTTTGAAACT AGTGCCAAGACAAACCTCAATGTGGAGCAAGTTTTCTTTTCCATTGCCCGAGATATTAAGCAGAGGCTTGCTGAGACTGATTCCAAGCCCGAG GACCGGACGATCAAGATTAACAAGACAGAAGGTTCTGAGAATCCAGAATCTCAGAAATCTGCCTGCTGTGGCTCATGA
- the LOC119281697 gene encoding zinc finger protein ZAT12-like — MSKRGRDVWDMELGGLDTARLLMLLAQQHQQHQHQRAVAGAAQAMGGGRVFECKTCNRQFPTFQALGGHRASHKRPRLQQHPQKPHAIDSIDDGAALCLGRRAPQAPPLPAKPRAHECPVCGLEFAVGQALGGHMRRHRVEAEAATNAPSGKAAEPEMVVASCDAGGICLDLNLTPSENCTKCRSAAGLSAAARQGVHKALAMLDCSL, encoded by the coding sequence ATGAGCAAGAGAGGCAGGGATGTGTGGGACATGGAGCTTGGAGGCCTGGACACGGCCCGCCTGCTCATGCTCCTCGCGCAGCAGCACCAGCAGCATCAACACCAGCGCGCCGTCGCCGGGGCGGCGCAGGCGATGGGCGGCGGGCGCGTGTTCGAGTGCAAGACGTGCAACCGGCAGTTCCCCACGTTCCAGGCGCTCGGAGGGCACCGCGCCAGCCACAAGCGACCCAGGCTTCAACAGCACCCGCAGAAGCCGCACGCGATCGACAGCATCGACGACGGCGCGGCGCTCTGCCTCGGCCGCCGGGCGCCCCAGGCGCCGCCGCTGCCGGCCAAGCCGAGGGCGCACGAGTGCCCCGTCTGCGGGCTCGAGTTCGCCGTCGGCCAGGCGCTGGGCGGGCACATGCGCCGGCACCgcgtcgaggccgaggccgccaccAACGCCCCTAGCGGCAAGGCGGCGGAGCCCGAGATGGTGGTCGCCTCGTGCGACGCCGGCGGGATCTGCCTGGACCTGAACCTGACGCCGTCGGAGAACTGCACCAAGTGCAGGAGCGCGGCGGGGCTCAGCGCCGCTGCCAGGCAGGGCGTACACAAGGCGCTCGCCATGTTAGACTGCTCCCTCTGA